A stretch of the Notamacropus eugenii isolate mMacEug1 chromosome 2, mMacEug1.pri_v2, whole genome shotgun sequence genome encodes the following:
- the LOC140523338 gene encoding olfactory receptor 5B2-like: MTCMENRTLVKEFILWGLTDAPELQVVLFILLTLLYLITVVGNLGMVALISWDSHLHNPMYFFLSNLSLVDFGYSSVITPRVMAGFLTGNKVITYNGCATQMFFFLAFASIENYLLAVMAYDRQAAVCRPLHYTTTLTSSVCTALAVGSYVCGFLYSGIHTFFTFSLSFCRSNVIHHFFCDIPVLLSLSCSDTHTTQWVVFLLGGFTAFCAMLVILKSYLFIFITILRMHSAEGRQKAFSTCASHLSVVCLLYVTESFIYLKPSSSHSMDTDKVVAVFYTIAIPMLNPLIYSLRNKDVQSAFRKAASRQRFS, translated from the coding sequence ATGACTTGTATGGAGAACAGAACACTTGTGAAAGAGTTCATTCTTTGGGGATTAACAGATGCCCCAGAACTTCAGGTGGTCCTGTTCATTCTCCTCACCCTCCTCTACCTCATCACtgtggtggggaacctggggaTGGTAGCCTTGATCTCCTGGGACTCCCACCTCCACAaccccatgtactttttcctcagCAACCTCTCTCTGGTGGATTTTGGTTACTCCTCAGTTATTACACCCAGAGTCATGGCTGGGTTTCTCACAGGGAATAAGGTCATCACTTACAATGGATGTGCTAcacaaatgttcttttttttagcGTTTGCATCCATTGAAAATTATCTCCTGGCTGTTATGGCCTATGATCGCCAGGCAGCTGTGTGTAGGCCCCTCCATTACACCACCACCCTGACTTCAAGTGTATGTACCGCTCTAGCAGTTGGCTCCTATGTCTGTGGCTTTCTGTACTCTGGCATCCATACGTTTTTCACCTTCAGCCTGTCCTTTTGTAGGTCCAATGTGATCCATCACTTCTTCTGTGATATTCCcgtccttctgtctctctcctgctcTGATACTCACACCACTCAATGGGTGGTCTTTTTATTAGGAGGATTTACTGCCTTTTGTGCCATGCTAGTCATCTTGAAGTCCTATCTGTTCATCTTTATAACCATCCTGAGGATGCACTCTGCTGAGGGTAGGCAGAAAGCCTTCTCCACCTGTGCCTCCCACCTATCAGTAGTCTGTCTATTGTATGTCACAGAAAGTTTCATTTACTTAAAACCCAGCTCCAGTCATTCCATGGACACAGACAAAGTCGTGGCAGTGTTTTATACCATAGCCATTCCCATGCTGAACCCTCTGATTTATAGCTTGAGGAACAAAGATGTCCAGAGTGCTTTCAGGAAAGCTGCCTCTAGGCAGAGATTTTCTTAG